In Lepisosteus oculatus isolate fLepOcu1 chromosome 15, fLepOcu1.hap2, whole genome shotgun sequence, one genomic interval encodes:
- the gpr82 gene encoding probable G-protein coupled receptor 82, whose product MHSGDCFINNTISNTSIPESICRLCPQIIPYEAIAYVYLMLAIVGFLTNGLALYDLWRAEKTTTVTFVVNIVASDLMLCCSLPFRVAYYWHSAQWAQESSMCTLAKFTTISLFYINLYCNMLFLLWTSVNRYVSVVRPKLPLLRLFKRARVCRLLCAFTWVAAIVVIIGTISRNIAKNKTVAANCFDHIVNANRHRYNTTHVIGVTVFFLILVLMLAFYALLVYHLHLIQRSSLVGRGQRGSLKVRRKILASVVLFVACFLPYHLERILLLTSDTGDCRWQETQYKVKNCTILLAALSCCLHPLLHLALRSRCCRARAETHGRAANSCTDAGHTVTHANISLSAILDAPPGEGWDSRGHQPDRGGGQLAGCLAP is encoded by the exons ATGCATTCTGGTGACTGTTTTATCAATAATACCATCAGCAACACAag CATCCCAGAAAGCATTTGTAGACTCTGTCCTCAAATAATTCCCTATGAAGCCATTGCCTATGTGTACCTGATGCTAGCCATTGTGGGGTTTCTCACCAACGGTCTGGCCCTGTACGACCTGTGGAGAGCAGAGAAAACGACGACGGTGACCTTCGTCGTGAACATTGTTGCCTCCGACCTCATGCTGTGCTGCAGCCTCCCGTTCCGGGTGGCTTACTACTGGCACAGCGCCCAGTGGGCTCAGGAATCCTCCATGTGCACCCTGGCCAAGTTCACCACCATCTCCCTCTTCTACATCAACCTGTACTGCAACATGCTCTTCCTCCTCTGGACGAGTGTCAACCGCTACGTCAGTGTGGTCCGGCCCAAGCTGCCCCTGCTGAGGCTTTTCAAAAGAGCTCGGGTCTGCCGCCTGCTCTGCGCTTTCACGTGGGTGGCGGCGATCGTGGTCATCATTGGCACCATCTCCCGCAACATCGCCAAAAACAAGACGGTGGCCGCCAACTGCTTCGACCACATCGTCAACGCCAACCGGCACAGGTACAACACCACGCACGTGATAGGGGTGACGGTGTTCTTCCTTATCCTCGTGCTCATGCTGGCATTTTACGCCCTGCTGGTTTACCACCTGCACCTCATCCAGAGGAGCAGCCTGGTGGGCAGGGGCCAGCGGGGCAGCCTGAAGGTGCGCAGGAAGATCCTGGCGTCGGTGGTGCTGTTCGTGGCCTGCTTCCTCCCCTACCACTTGGAGCGGATCCTGCTGCTGACCTCGGACACGGGCGACTGCCGCTGGCAGGAGACGCAGTACAAGGTGAAGAACTGCACCATCCTGCTGGCGGCGCTCAGCTGCTGCCTGCACCCCCTGCTCCACCTCGCCCTCCGCTCCCGCTGCTGCAGGGCCCGGGCCGAGACGCACGGCCGGGCCGCCAACAGTTGCACCGACGCCGGCCACACCGTCACGCACGCCAACATCAGCCTGTCAGCCATCCTCGACGCGCCCCCGGGGGAGGGCTGGGACTCCAGGGGGCACCAACCAGACCGGGGAGGGGGACAGCTCGCAGGCTGTTTGGCACCCTAA
- the gpr34b gene encoding probable G-protein coupled receptor 34b, producing MTSLLIARNESQPYSTITNTSKNDSGCIIDDRALRIPLAVVYSLMFVFGMVGNSLALYVFLFIHPKKNSVRVFLINTAIADLILIICLPFRIVYHSANNQWMLGTVFCKVVGNVFYMNMYISITLLGFISVDRYIKIQRSSKSYKLQRTRWSTRLCCLIWVLSTAAIIPMIVLSEGNETPGKCFHYKHRKYAKGKAYFNVFLIVVFWIVFASLVLSYGKIAKKLYQVSKDKPDLPNAQKYSRTAKKSFFVLFIFTVCFVPYHIFRCVYIWSQISDPNCYWKNIIDKTNEIALLFSAFNSCLDPVMYFLLSGTVRRTTTDLLCLSSHANISTTNSSTSDCRPAIVSQVSTNTRISFSLVNQCRCGRSTINQGQVYQPTQKSLH from the coding sequence ATGACAAGCCTTTTAATTGCTCGCAATGAATCCCAGCCCTACAGCACTATTACCAACACAAGCAAAAACGACTCCGGCTGCATCATAGACGACAGAGCTCTAAGAATTCCCCTGGCGGTAGTCTACTCTTTGATGTTTGTCTTTGGAATGGTGGGGAATTCTCTTGCCCTTTATGTCTTCCTCTTCATCCACCCCAAGAAGAACTCTGTCCGGGTGTTCCTCATCAACACGGCCATCGCCGACCTCATCCTCATCATCTGCTTGCCCTTCCGCATCGTCTACCACAGCGCCAACAACCAGTGGATGCTGGGCACGGTATTCTGCAAAGTGGTGGGCAATGTCTTctacatgaacatgtacattaGCATCACCTTGCTGGGCTTCATCAGCGTGGACCGCTATATCAAAATCCAGCGCTCCAGCAAAAGTTACAAGCTCCAGAGAACCAGGTGGAGCACCAGACTGTGTTGTCTGATCTGGGTGCTCTCGACTGCTGCCATCATTCCCATGATCGTCCTTTCAGAGGGTAACGAGACCCCAGGCAAGTGTTTCCATTACAAGCACCGAAAGTACGCGAAGGGGAAGGCTTACTTCAACGTGTTCTTGATCGTGGTCTTCTGGATAGTGTTTGCTTCCCTAGTTCTCTCTTATGGGAAGATTGCCAAGAAGCTGTATCAGGTTTCCAAGGATAAGCCGGATCTGCCCAATGCCCAGAAGTACAGCAGGACAGCCAAGAAATCCTTCTTCGTCCTCTTTATTTTCACAGTCTGCTTCGTCCCATATCACATCTTCCGCTGTGTCTACATCTGGTCCCAGATCAGTGATCCGAACTGCTACTGGAAGAACATCATTGACAAAACCAACGAGATCGCCTTGCTCTTCTCGGCCTTCAACAGCTGCCTGGACCCAGTCATGTACTTCCTGTTGTCGGGCACGGTTCGCAGGACCACCACGGACCTGCTATGCCTCTCATCTCACGCCAACATCAGCACCACCAACAGCTCCACATCAGACTGTCGACCAGCCATCGTATCCCAGGTGTCCACCAACACAAGAATAAGCTTCAGTCTCGTAAACCAGTGTAGATGCGGGCGCTCCACTATAAACCAAGGACAAGTCTACCAGCCAACACAGAAAAGCCTCCATTAG